In Bosea sp. PAMC 26642, the DNA window CGATATCCTGCCTCTAGATCACCGCCTCGATCAGGAAGGGCCCCTTTCGCGAGAGCGCATCCTTGAACAGCTTGGCGAAGTCCTCGGCAGTGGTCGCGCGTCCCGCCTCCACGCCCATGCCGCGTGCCATCGCGACCCAGTCGAGAGCCGGCTCGTCGAGATTGAGCATCAGCTTGGCGTTGCGGCCGAAATCATTAACCCCGACCGCGCGCATTTCGCCGTGAAGAATCGCGTAGGTGCGGTTGGCGAAAATCACCGTGACGACGTCGAGGTTCTCGCGCGCCTGCGTCCACAGCCCCTGCACCGTATACATGCCCGAGCCGTCGGCCTGCATGCCGATGACCTTGCGGTCGGGGCAGGCGACGGCGGCGCCGACACACAACGGAATGCCCTCGCCGATCGCCCCGCCCGTGAGCTGCAGATAGTCGTGCGGCGGCGCGTCGTGACACTGCTGATAGAAGACGCGGCCGGAGCTGACGGATTCGTCGCAGATGATGCTGTTCTCCGGCAGCAGCGTCGCCACGATGGTGCAGACCTTGTCGGCGTCGAGCGTGCCCGAGGGCAGGGCGCCCGCCTCGGCCCGGGGCTGCGCGATGAAGGCGGGCTCGGCCTTGCGCGCGCCAAGTTCGTCCGCCAGCGCCGCGATGGCAGCCGGCAGATCATCGCCGGGCCTGGCCAGCGTGGTGATCGCGCAGCCATCATGCACGAGCCGGCCGGGCTTGCCCGGATAGGCGAAGAAGCCGACCGGAATCTGCGCACCCACCAGCACGAGCAGGTCGATGTCCTTGAGCTGCTCCAGCGCCATGTCTACCGGGTAGAACACCTTCGGCAGCGCCACGCGCCCGACGCCGCGCGCGATCCGGCCGTTCGACATCTGCCCGAACATGCGGGCGCCGGTGACGGCACAGATGCGGGCCGCCATCTCCATCGGCTCTTCCCGAAGCGACAGGCCCGACATCATCAGGGCGGCCCGGTTGCCATGCTTGCGCAGGGCGGCTGCGACCTCGCGCAGCGTCGCATCCTCGACCGTTTTCAGAGCCGGAACCTTCGTCGCGACAACCTCCGCCGGCTCGACGCTGCCCCAGGCGCAATCGGCCGGCAGGATCACGGTGCTGACGCCCGGCAGCGACAGCGAAGCGGCATAGGCCTCGCCGATCGCGGGTCCGACATCCTCCGGGCTCGCGATCCGGCGCACGAATTGCGACATCGGCCGCGCCAGGCTCTCGATGTCGCTGGTCAGCGGCGCATCGTGCTGGAGATGATAGGTCGCGTGGTCGCCGACGACATTGATCATCGGCGTCCAGGCGCGCCTGGCATTGTGCATGTTGGCCAGCGCATTCGCCATGCCCGGCCCGCAATGCAGCAACGTCGCCGCCGGCTTGTCCGCCATACGCGCATAGCCGTCCGCCGCCCCCGTCACCACGCCCTCGAACAGCCCGAGCACGCAGCGCATCTGTGGCTTGCGGTCGAGCGCCGCGACGAAATGCATTTCCGACGTGCCGGGGTTGGCGAAGCAGACATCGACATCGTTGGCGAGAAGCGTGTCGCAGAGGCGGTCGGCGCCATTCATTCGGGCAGTCCTTGGGAGTTGGAAAACAAAAGCGCCGCGCGCGGGCGGCGAAAGGGAAGGTCATGTTCCTCCCGCTGTCAAACGAGAGAAATTCATCGTCTCCGTTCAGAACGCTGATCCACGCCTTGACGGATTTGCATATGCATTTACCCTCGCTTGGAACGAAGGTTGCATCTGCGCGTCCCATGCGCTGCGACGCTCATCGCGAGCGATGCGACATCACCCAGGGGAAGGTTTTTACCATGACGGCTTTGAAGCGTTTCGCGGCATTGGCAGGCGTCGGCCTCGCCGGCATCATCGTGGCCGGCGCCGCGCAGGCGCAGACCAAGGTCGCTATCGGGATTTCCGGCTGGACCGGCTTCGCGCCCCTGACGCTCGCCAAGGAGGCCGGCATCTTCGCCAAGAATGGCCTCGACGTGACGATCAAGAAAATCCCGCAGAAGGACCGGCACCTCGCCATGGCGTCCGGCGACATCCAGTGTGCCGCGACCACCGTCGAGACCTGGATCGTCTGGGACGGTGCCGGCATCAAGACCAAGCAGATCTTCCAGCTCGACAAGAGCTACGGCGCCGACGGCATGGTGACGCGCAACGCCACCGCCTCGATCAAGGACCTCAAGGGCAAGACCGTCGCAGCCTCGGCGCCGGGCACCTCGCCCTATTTCGCCCTGGCCTGGTTCCTCAAGGAAAACGGCATGTCGGTGAAGGACGTGACCGTCGTCAACATGGAGCCCGGCCCGGCGGCGCAGGCCTTCATCGCCGGCCAGAACGACGCGGCGCTGACCTACGAGCCCTATCTCTCCGCCGTGCGTGACAAGCCCGAAGCCGGCAAGATCATCGCCACAACGCTCGACTATCCGATGGTGATGGACACCTTCGGCTGCACCCCGGCCTTCCTTGCCGCCAACGACGATGCTGCAAAAGCGCTGACCAAGAGCTATTTCGAGGCTCTGGAGATGATCAAGGCCGACAAGGACAAGGCCTTCGGCATCATGGGCGCCGATGTGAAGCAGACCGGCGAGGCCTTCGGCAAATCGGCAGCCTTCCTGCGCTGGTCGGATGCGGCCGGCAACAAGACGTTCTTCTCCGGCGAGTGGCAGGCCTTCTCGGCCAAGGCCGCCGACCTGCTCTTGGAGATCGGCCTGATCAAGTCCAAGCCGGACCTGAAGGATCTGGTCGAGACCAAATACGTGGTTGGCGCCTCCAACTGACGCTCCCGAAACCCACTGCCGTCATCCCGGACGCAGCGAAGCGGAGATCCGGGATCCATCGTAGAGCTCTGTCGCGCCCTATGATGCATCCCGGATCGGCGCTGCTGCGCAGCTTGTCCGGGATGACGGCGCGGATGTGATGACGATGAAACCCCTCCAGCCGGTCTCCGCGCCGTCGCGCGTCGCCTATGGCATCGCCTTCTTCGCGCTGTTCGTGGCGCTCTGGTCGGTCGCGACCTTCGGCGGCTATGTTCAAAAGCTGTTCCTCGCCGATCCGCTGACCATGGTCCGCGAAGGCTACAGCCTGCTCACGCAATACGGCTTCGCTTTCGACATCGGCATGACGATCTGGCGCGTCGTCGGCGGCTTCGTGCTGGCGGTCGTCGTCGCCTTGCCGTTGGGCATTCTGATGGGCGCCTACAAGCCCATTGAGGCGTTCCTGGAGCCCTTCGTGTCGTTTGCGCGCTACCTGCCGGCCTCGGCCTTCATCCCGCTGCTGATCCTCTGGGCCGGCATCGGCGAGGCGCAGAAGCTGCTCGTCATCTTCATCGGCTCAGTCTTCCAGCTCATCCTGATGATCGCGGTGGCGGTCGGCGGGGTCCGGCGCGATCTGGTCGACGCCGCCTATACGCTGGGTGCGAGCGACACCTCCGTGGTGCGCCGCGTGCTCCTGCCCAATGCTGCGCCCGAGATCGCCGAAATCTTCCGCCTCGTGCTGGGCTGGGCCTGGACCTATGTCATCGTCGCCGAGCTGATCGGATCGTCCTCCGGCATCGGCCACATGATCACCGACAGCCAGGCGCTGCTCAACACCGGCCAGATCATCTTTGGCATCATCGTCATCGGGCTGATCGGCCTGGTCTCGGATTTCCTCTTCAAGGCGGTCAACCAGCGCCTGTTTCCATGGGCGCAACGATGAGCAAGCTGGTCATCGAGGGCGTCGGAAAGGTCTTTCCGGCGCAAGCGCACGGCCAGCCGACGCGCGCCCTGACGCCGACGACGCTGAGCGTCGGAGACAACGACTTCATCACCATCCTCGGCCCGTCCGGCTGCGGCAAGTCCACGCTGCTGCGCATCGTCGGCGGGCTCGAGACGGCGAGCGAGGGCAGGGTCGTGCTGGACGGCGCGCCCGTCACCGGGCCGGGCGCCGATCGCGGCTTCGTCTTCCAGAGCTACACCCTCTTCCCCTGGCTGACGGTGGTCGAGAACATTGCCTTCGGCCTGCGCGAACGCGGCGTGCCCGAGCGCGAACGGCTGGAGTTAGCCCGTGACTGGGCCGGCCGCGTCGGCCTGTCGAGCTTCATCGATCATTTCCCGAAACAGCTCTCGGGCGGCATGCAGCAGCGCACCGCGATCGCCCGTGCGCTCGCCAACGACCCGAAAATCCTGCTGCTCGACGAG includes these proteins:
- a CDS encoding acetolactate synthase large subunit, translated to MNGADRLCDTLLANDVDVCFANPGTSEMHFVAALDRKPQMRCVLGLFEGVVTGAADGYARMADKPAATLLHCGPGMANALANMHNARRAWTPMINVVGDHATYHLQHDAPLTSDIESLARPMSQFVRRIASPEDVGPAIGEAYAASLSLPGVSTVILPADCAWGSVEPAEVVATKVPALKTVEDATLREVAAALRKHGNRAALMMSGLSLREEPMEMAARICAVTGARMFGQMSNGRIARGVGRVALPKVFYPVDMALEQLKDIDLLVLVGAQIPVGFFAYPGKPGRLVHDGCAITTLARPGDDLPAAIAALADELGARKAEPAFIAQPRAEAGALPSGTLDADKVCTIVATLLPENSIICDESVSSGRVFYQQCHDAPPHDYLQLTGGAIGEGIPLCVGAAVACPDRKVIGMQADGSGMYTVQGLWTQARENLDVVTVIFANRTYAILHGEMRAVGVNDFGRNAKLMLNLDEPALDWVAMARGMGVEAGRATTAEDFAKLFKDALSRKGPFLIEAVI
- a CDS encoding ABC transporter substrate-binding protein, encoding MKRFAALAGVGLAGIIVAGAAQAQTKVAIGISGWTGFAPLTLAKEAGIFAKNGLDVTIKKIPQKDRHLAMASGDIQCAATTVETWIVWDGAGIKTKQIFQLDKSYGADGMVTRNATASIKDLKGKTVAASAPGTSPYFALAWFLKENGMSVKDVTVVNMEPGPAAQAFIAGQNDAALTYEPYLSAVRDKPEAGKIIATTLDYPMVMDTFGCTPAFLAANDDAAKALTKSYFEALEMIKADKDKAFGIMGADVKQTGEAFGKSAAFLRWSDAAGNKTFFSGEWQAFSAKAADLLLEIGLIKSKPDLKDLVETKYVVGASN
- a CDS encoding ABC transporter permease, yielding MKPLQPVSAPSRVAYGIAFFALFVALWSVATFGGYVQKLFLADPLTMVREGYSLLTQYGFAFDIGMTIWRVVGGFVLAVVVALPLGILMGAYKPIEAFLEPFVSFARYLPASAFIPLLILWAGIGEAQKLLVIFIGSVFQLILMIAVAVGGVRRDLVDAAYTLGASDTSVVRRVLLPNAAPEIAEIFRLVLGWAWTYVIVAELIGSSSGIGHMITDSQALLNTGQIIFGIIVIGLIGLVSDFLFKAVNQRLFPWAQR
- a CDS encoding ABC transporter ATP-binding protein: MSKLVIEGVGKVFPAQAHGQPTRALTPTTLSVGDNDFITILGPSGCGKSTLLRIVGGLETASEGRVVLDGAPVTGPGADRGFVFQSYTLFPWLTVVENIAFGLRERGVPERERLELARDWAGRVGLSSFIDHFPKQLSGGMQQRTAIARALANDPKILLLDEPFGALDNQTRALMQEMLLGIWEREQKTVLFVTHDIEEAIFMASRVVVMSARPGRIKADIRVDLPHPRPYTIKTSPEFVALKERLVEEIRVEAVLAAEVH